ATCCCCAGGTGGACATCAGCCAGATGTAATACTCGAATGCCCAAACCATCATCCCTCCCCGTACAGTTCATCGACCAGACGCTCAAAAGACGCCTCGCTACTGGTGTCCGGAACTCCAACTTCCCGGTAAAATTCTTCATCGTAATTCCTGGACCGGATCACCACCGGCATGGGCACGGCGTGGCCAAGGATGAGGGCCTGCTGCTTGCTGTCCAGGCTGGCCAAAACCGAGCGCAGACTAGCAGCATTACTGACCCCGGTCAGCACCGCGTTGATGTCGTGCTCGTCATTGAGCAGGCAGGTCACCCTGGTCCCCACCTGAGACAGCACCTCCGGGTCAATCCCCGAGGGACGCTGATCAACGATCAGCAGGGTAACGTTATACTTGCGCATCTCCCGAGCGATGGTTCCAAAAATCGTCTGCCGGGCGGTCGCAGGGTTCAGAAACTTGTGGGCCTCCTCGATGGTGATCATTAAGGGCTGGGGTTGGTCTTTTCCAGTGAACAGATATCGCTCGCTCTTTTCCATGTACCGCCGGTGAATCCGGCGGGTCAGGATATTGGCCACCAACATGTAGGTCAGGAGTTTATTCTGCAAGCCGAATTCTAAAATGACATTGATCCCCCGCTCCAGATACTTGAGGATCTCTTCCACCGCGTCCTGACTCACCTTTTCCTTGATGAAAGTTAGCTGTCGCAGCAAATTCAACTTGCGGTACAGAGCGGCCAGGGCCTGGGGGTGGGCTCCCACGTCTTGCGCGTACTCATCGACACTCGTTCCATCCCAGCGTAAGAATTCGCTCAGCCAGCGCTCCTCGCCGAAGCGGCGGACTAACTGATAAGCCACTTCCACCGCCGTGTTGTTCAGCTTCAGCTCATCCTGCAGGAGAGCGATGTCTTCGACCTCGATCTGGCTCAGAGGGATCTCCACCACGAAGTCACTGGTAAACCCCCGCCGGGTTGCCGATTCCTGGTCGAGGGTAAAGACCACCACCTGGGAGCCAAACAGCTGTTTAAGTCCCTTAACCTTTTTCTCTCCGAACTCGTCCTCCTTTTTGGCCTCCCAGCCATATTCGTTATGCATGTCAAACACCAGGTTTACGGCCTGCCGGCTGCGGATCAACCCGGCCAGGACCAGCCTGGTCAAAAATGTCTTACCCGTGCCTGACTTCCCGAAGATCCCGTTGCTTCTTTCCACGAAGCGCTTCAGGTTTAA
The Bacillota bacterium genome window above contains:
- a CDS encoding ATP-binding protein, whose translation is MRGTIVRGSLSGGLEAKLAAQESVESVRVGSFVVVEGEQHKFFSMVTDVRLDAMNPQVLLDPTGVEDDLAREILTGTSIFGTVSIQPMLMLKKDETAIADGPRPVKTIPAHFSPVREALEEDVYQVFGRPDQTHFYLGMPLDMDIPVCLNLKRFVERSNGIFGKSGTGKTFLTRLVLAGLIRSRQAVNLVFDMHNEYGWEAKKEDEFGEKKVKGLKQLFGSQVVVFTLDQESATRRGFTSDFVVEIPLSQIEVEDIALLQDELKLNNTAVEVAYQLVRRFGEERWLSEFLRWDGTSVDEYAQDVGAHPQALAALYRKLNLLRQLTFIKEKVSQDAVEEILKYLERGINVILEFGLQNKLLTYMLVANILTRRIHRRYMEKSERYLFTGKDQPQPLMITIEEAHKFLNPATARQTIFGTIAREMRKYNVTLLIVDQRPSGIDPEVLSQVGTRVTCLLNDEHDINAVLTGVSNAASLRSVLASLDSKQQALILGHAVPMPVVIRSRNYDEEFYREVGVPDTSSEASFERLVDELYGEG